The following nucleotide sequence is from Acyrthosiphon pisum isolate AL4f chromosome A2, pea_aphid_22Mar2018_4r6ur, whole genome shotgun sequence.
attattttaattgttataaagtttttcaattcagatttaaaaacataatatcttgTGGGACGGTATTGATTACTGAcacaaatttgtaatttaaaacaactagAATAAAATTGACTAGGCACGGATCCAGATTTTAACAGGGGGtactaaagaaaaaaaggtgggcaagtaggTGTttctctgctgtatagtaggtaggtagcaaTTGGATCACTGTAGTCTttaatagatggtgttaaatttgaattcaatgatataatatcattgtataaggaaaacgattctgagcgaagacggtcaatcaggctataatatatgaagtatatttgatgatatttttatgtataaagtaataatttatttacctatttacatggaactgttttaaattttcaatccttagctataaaagttgaataggtattttatacatttttcattttaaatttgataaattttgccataatttgaactttaaatgcttaaaaagaATCGTgcctaaatgtattttaaaaacttttcaattgctatagtaaaaatatagcAAGAGCctagattgtattaaactttcacgctttttgaccctacaaatgaaattttatcgACAGTTAaagaaaaaagtaaaagttttaaatgtccggaacagctcaaaatattttgtacatttatcgATCACGGAAATTTATAAGATGttatatggtgtaaatttcaagtatctacagtgaTTTCTGTTTGAAgttcaacaaaataagaaaattgttacatgCTTACATGGGAAAACGAGAGAATATCGAAtggtgtaaaaaattaatttgaatttccagtgttttttttttttaatgaaggtacatacttatgagttatgaggaatttaaaaataaaactttttatgaatttccaactcaaaataatttgcacatttttatgatttatacgtattttgtcaacctttgtactttaaatgcttataagaaaaaaatgtgactgtatttttttaatatttttaactgccaTTGTAAccatatacattaaatattcaagatttaaaatgttatggacATTGATAGGAAAAAAGACTAGAAttgttgtgtatagaaaatgttaatataaacattcagttcgaattacaccaaaaaccaacaTTTAGTTGAAAACTGAGTTCGcctaaaaattcccatttttattttgttttttccggTGCTTTTAATTCTATTCACCACCCGATCAATCTCTAAACATCATCACCAAATTCCTAGACTtactaaaatctatatttaaccCCCTTCTTCCTGTTTTAACAtccttaataaacaaaataacactCCCTATAACTCCTACTccataacacacacacacaatatattatattatataatatatattgtataactctaaattaaattgttattgttatttataactaaCTCGTTGTAACATGCAATatgttgatacattttaatttttaataaataaaaaaaaaaataagtactatTGGAATCTTAAATTTTGACTATCTGAATGAACCACTAGATTCACATTCCTATCGAtcgagatactgttgaagaaaatcaaagcagttgTACTGTCCCAAGTAGTGAtgatagaaacaaaaaaaaaaaaaattaaataaaacacattatccacatatctaaaaaaaaaatggttatacctttctattttagattatataattttgaatagaaatttattttatttgtggctTAGACGACAAGGGCGCCCAAGCACTCATAGTCCCCACCCTGAAGTTGACATAAATATAACCAAGTAAAATGTAGCAAGAGTATACTCACAGATGTATTCTATACTTGAGATATATTCGTTGCATACAATCACGTCATTAACTAACAACTTCTGTTAACGTTATTATGgtgtttaatacaattaaaaacaaaattaagaatTCATCGAAAATGCAGATTTCTTAgcagtcaacatttttattacacatcAAACAAAGACATTATAAAgctttgaaattattttgtgtggGTAGCTTGTGCCTTTCTCATTTGCAATAAAATGTTGCTGAGTTCTTCACGCTTCCTCTTGGCGCGAATGTGTGTtcccaactaaaaaaaaaaaaaaataagcatattaagtatattcagtaaattaaaaaaaattaaataagtaggtaaatagATGAAATATATGCTTACTCGTCGTTTCAAGAATTTCAATGCACGCTTGTCTTTGGATACCTTCAACAATTCCATGGCTCTCTTTTCAAATGGTGCATGACCCATAACTTCCCTTACAACATCTCTGATGAATTTGTTGTGCTTAGTCAAAcgctatgaaaataaaaatagatttaaatatacagCTTAAGCTATCAATGAATTGAATATAAggtataattcaaattaaattatattctacttTGGATAAAGgaagttaaaaatttacaacattgcatttacctatttttcatgttaatattaaataaaataattaaattaatttgtcttaaggaaaagattaaaataaagtaattccTAGCTACTTATTATGCTTTGTAATTTGAGATGTTAGcagaaacaaattaatttagtataatggTAAGATGAATTCTGTATTGACTAATGGATGAATGGATTCTACAGATATTTTTCCTAATATCAATCATTCATATTTTGATAACGTAAATACTACCAAGTTAGAGCATTGTCTTCTATAAAATAGGTAgtgtaatattcaaaaaattgccaaattaatttatacacttttatcAGTGCACTACTTATCTGATTATTCTTTAAACCATTAGATTTCAACATAACAAATGCATGAAGTATGAAATTagaaatatagataataacaaGACTATTTGCTAAAGGGGcttgtttttagtttatatagaatttagaccaatattaggtattttaaacataatatgtttagtaaAAATTGATCTTAAACAGGatgtattgttatacatttttaatttgcacTGTATAATTAAGAAGTATTAAATTTAGTCAGATTACAGTTAATTTTACGCAAACAAATATTTGCAAGACATTAGGTAGTTCAgccaaatgtatcataataggtatactaattacacttcttgataaaaaaaaaaatgaatcgaTATTTATCATAAGTTCATGTTCCAGTTTCATTTACCGATTACAAAAGTGAATTAAACATTGATTATGTGAATTCGTGGACATACTTATTAAACTAGGTAGTCAAGATGGTAAAAAGAAAATACTAACCtattttagtatacctacagtaataattatacttatgttaCTTACACCTTTAGTGCGGGCTTGTCTGAGCTTTTCGCTTTTGGCTGACAGTTCTTTACCACTGACTTTACCGACCCTCTCGATTTTTGTGGTCTTGTGACCACGTCTCATACCAACCGCAAGCTCATAACGAGGAGCCATTGTTCAGAATCTGtaataaaagttcaaaatattgatCAATAAACACAAACGACAATAATACTAAAAACTGAAAGAATGACAGCAACGTAAAATTGTCCGTTTATGAAAAACGTAAATATgtagagaaaaatataatgaaatggtGAATAGAGATTatgatttgatatttaaattaattattagccTTACCTTAAGTCGGATGTATATGGATAAAGTCTGCAAACGATGTTAAtacaaaaagaaatataaatattagtagacACCAGACGGATCACAGatccttaataattaataacaacaaagtACGACTTTTCAGGTTATACCATTGGCCCGTGGTGAATACCGCTGATGTGGTCGTCAGCTTACCAGAATTGATAACAGCTGATAAACATTAGGTTATCATCACGGTTTAAGATTTATCTACAACCGTGGTTATCATCGGGTGTGCGGAGGAAATCCAATATCACAGAATATCTatcattagtatataataataataattatatatattatatttaagtaataatctATTCTGTAGTTTCATCTCAGATTCagttttaaaagttcaaaatgaCGGCGACACTTCCATTGTCGTCCAAGGTCCGATGCCTAACCCTTTGACAATCGTTAAgtgttaaatgatttttttttattttcgcgtAATCCAAATAAATTGTTTCTGTCCTCTTtactatcaaatttaaaatgtaattttatattttctactgCATCTCTACGTTATTGTGGGtagttaaacttaaattaaatgtgATTTCAgatttatgagcattttaaaattgtattatgtatcttAGGTGTATAGTTATAACTAGAGATAAGAAATTGATAACTTTTGCATTTTTTCCCCTAATcttataaaatgcaaaaaatttgtttcatgctccATATAGATTGTCTATAATTTAGGTCCTTTTTTGTAGTTTTCATACAATGTAGGGTAGTTTTCtcgaattataaattttaaagaaaatttgttcaaaaatataattgtatttttattattggtatggGTTTGAACTTTAAGTGTTTGACAAACAATGAaaactgacatttttttatttatattttactttttaattacttcatatagtttttttctgtaaattaaacttaaaatttaaatgcttattaaatgttgtttacgaaaattttttatattggtttgtaggtaattttttatattttttttgggggcatttaagcatatttttatgGTCATTTTTGATACGTTTTTAGGTCATCTGTAGTTACCTATAACTTTATAATCACGATTTagtgtatgtataataagtaataagttataataagtttaaaataaaaattaaatatcaataaaatcctTATAGAggattatattacctacctatgtcttATGAGATAAATAGACCATTATATtcatacctttaaatttgatcgATAACTACGGTATAGATTTAACGCTCAATAGATTGGTGAAATCAAAACTTACCTATCATACTTACTTTTGAAGTTTTTGCAcgtaaacattgaaaataatatttaaaatgtttgcgtGTGGTATGGGCAATGTTTATACGTGTGTTGTGgtactcgtcgctacgctcctcggcgccatcgctccgctccgcaaatcgaaaatatccctcgacttgtTATGCAAAACCACCTCAAGTAGGtaacaaatgtatattagtcaatataaatgtaaaaatgtgaaaattaaactaaaaaagaaacGCGTGTGGTATGGGCAATGCCTATACGCGTGttgcggcactcgtcgctacgctcctcggcgccgtcgctccgctctgcaaatcgaaaatatccctcgacttgcACAACTTCAAAAGTAAGTATGATAGGTAAGTTTTGATTTCACCAATCTATTAAGCgttaaaaaccacacattttgaaaaagaaaattttaaaatattctattctaagtatttatttaaaaaaaaaaatgcacacaacgaaaaaattcagttttttaagtttttcattaataacttcaaaacgaagtttgcccgggctttttttttacattcttataaagcaccctaaaacacacattttgaaaaaaaaaaatttaaaaatcgataggttgctgAACTAGAATTATgcccctatattatattatctattctgTATAGACGAGTCGTAGAGGACGCCACACAGGCATTttgtgttatctccgtcttacaggGGCGTAACTCTACTAACATAGAAAATTTACGTTCAGTAGACaccagatcacgtttagcttcgtttaaaaaataaaaactagaaTGGAAACTGATAGTAAGTACATTACCTGTGATTTTTACGATGGTTAAATTGTTTAGCAAGttttgcatatataatattgcgtagattaaaaatactcataactcgcttactAACTGAATCATAGAAAAAAGATTAttaactgaattatcgtaaaaaaaaacccatataaCAAACGCAGAATGCAGGTAATGTCTTTTATCATCAAGTTCCATAATAGATCGATTCActccaattttttaaataataaagctaAACGTGAACTATATAGCTACAATTTCGTAGGTATGTTACGAATTTCAGCACTTGCAGTAAGAGTGTAAGACTACAAATGTtcgttgtatatttttaaaaattattcggaATAAATAATCGAATACTTCAGAAAAACAGTATTCCAAATaaagtactttaaaatatacattttactttttattttaaatatcaaaccaATGATACTCCTTAGAAAATGCAACGTAATGTAAGTTGTTAGTTGAGTTACAATTTaaagtaacaaataataatgtattaaaattctaaataaaaagaaatactcATTATATATCCGACTAATGTCGTTTTTTAGAATTGTGTTTGTGGTTTCTAATATGTGGGTCGAATCCTGGAAGTAGTGCAACTCCAGGCCAACCCGCGGTGGAGCAGGAGCAAGCCCCTATTCTCCACCAAAGtctaaaaattagtttaacataTGAACCACCGAATTGATGGTGTATCAGATGTTAAGCTGATAAGAACAGATACTACACTTGATCTTAGCCATTAGGCCGAGAAGCGATGTTCAACCATTGGCATTCAGAAAACTATATAGAAGCCCTCACATGCGTAATGTATGGGGGCGCATAGCAAACCATGAGTAGTTCACGCGTGATTAGAGTTTTTTTGGTTACTAATAGCATCATAAAGTACAATTATCTTTCAAATAGAtagaaatttattgattttaatagtgatttggtatattttttgtgttttgtcgAGTGGAAATTGCGATCATTGTAGTGCATAAGAAACTGATCGGTCTGTATGCGCCATCTACCGGTCGTAAGATGCAAACAACTTATTCATACAGAACAGGACGCTATACATCAAATTTTTTACAAGTCTgtaatatgcaatttttttaataaaatattgagaaaaaaattacacaccACATAGAAAACttgacaatatattttgttatgtcataatatttatactacttgaaataattaatccaa
It contains:
- the LOC100167156 gene encoding ribosomal protein L36-like; this translates as MAPRYELAVGMRRGHKTTKIERVGKVSGKELSAKSEKLRQARTKGRLTKHNKFIRDVVREVMGHAPFEKRAMELLKVSKDKRALKFLKRRLGTHIRAKRKREELSNILLQMRKAQATHTK